Proteins from a single region of Buchnera aphidicola (Cinara curvipes):
- a CDS encoding ACP S-malonyltransferase, with translation MKNFSVIFPGYGLYNIEFLKLFSKKYHIVRKTFKEASDILNYNVYNSFFKKKNNFTFHNKNIYLLTFISSVAIYRILEKKINIQPNIMSGHSIGQYSALVCNKNILFEEAINIIKIRNKIMLEAVKNTRVLTLVVLGLSYNLIKKTCLLISNKKKVFISIINSKKQIVITGNYSTVYSAGLIFKKKFYAKIIRLPMSIASHCLLMKNYKEQFSYYLKKIKIFTGKYPVISNHNAKIILSKKEIYSSLIKQIYKKVQWNKSIKKIISMGINIFIEVGPGNILTNLNKENKNISSYSTNEYKKLLLVMDIIKKL, from the coding sequence ATGAAAAATTTTTCAGTAATTTTTCCTGGATATGGATTATATAATATAGAATTTTTAAAGTTATTTTCAAAAAAATATCATATAGTTCGAAAAACATTTAAAGAAGCATCTGATATACTAAACTATAATGTATATAATAGTTTTTTTAAAAAAAAAAATAATTTTACTTTTCATAATAAAAATATATATTTACTAACATTTATTTCTTCAGTAGCTATATATAGAATTTTAGAAAAAAAAATAAACATTCAACCAAATATAATGTCTGGACATAGTATAGGTCAATATTCTGCTTTAGTTTGTAATAAAAATATCTTATTTGAAGAAGCAATTAATATTATTAAAATACGTAATAAAATTATGTTAGAAGCGGTAAAAAATACTCGAGTATTAACATTAGTAGTTCTTGGATTAAGTTATAATCTTATTAAAAAAACTTGTTTATTAATTTCTAATAAAAAAAAAGTATTTATTTCTATTATTAACTCAAAAAAACAAATAGTTATTACTGGAAATTATTCCACAGTATATTCTGCCGGTTTAATATTTAAAAAAAAGTTTTATGCCAAAATAATTCGATTACCAATGTCAATTGCATCTCATTGTTTATTAATGAAAAATTATAAAGAACAATTTTCTTATTATTTAAAAAAAATAAAAATATTTACAGGTAAATATCCTGTAATTAGTAATCATAATGCAAAAATTATTTTATCTAAAAAAGAAATATATTCTTCATTAATAAAACAAATATATAAAAAAGTACAATGGAATAAAAGCATAAAAAAAATTATCTCTATGGGAATAAATATTTTTATCGAAGTAGGACCAGGTAATATATTAACTAATTTAAATAAAGAAAATAAAAATATATCTTCTTACTCAACAAATGAGTATAAAAAATTGTTATTAGTTATGGATATAATAAAAAAATTATGA
- a CDS encoding rhodanese-related sulfurtransferase produces the protein MYKIKKTVSHNNLKNIYSHYLYNKRVVLSFYKYFFILNPKKLLFFLKLNLENKNILGRIYISKEGINGTISIPSNKYKYIKHFFKRIHSKTRRMYINYTIENKKMAFWNLKIKIKKQIVSSEIKNFYFSRNKIGIYLNAFLVNKYFFNKNFIFVDMRNSYEYEIGRFYNSLTVPSRTFREQLEKLPKFLELYKNKKIVLYCTGGVRCEKATALLKNKGFSKIYHIYGGILSYIKQVKKYNLPNYFQGKIFVFDNRLSEKITNDVFSQCINCKEYTDRIHINCLNNFCHRLFIQCKVCSVKLNSCCCLNCKNKL, from the coding sequence ATGTATAAAATAAAAAAAACAGTTTCACATAATAATTTAAAAAATATTTATTCACATTATTTATATAATAAACGGGTTGTTTTATCTTTTTACAAATATTTTTTTATTTTAAATCCTAAAAAATTACTTTTTTTTCTTAAACTAAATTTAGAAAATAAAAATATTTTAGGTCGTATTTATATTTCAAAAGAAGGAATTAATGGTACAATTAGTATTCCTTCTAATAAATATAAATATATTAAACATTTCTTTAAAAGAATTCATTCTAAAACAAGAAGAATGTATATTAATTACACAATTGAAAATAAAAAAATGGCATTTTGGAATTTAAAAATAAAAATTAAAAAACAAATTGTTTCCAGTGAAATTAAAAATTTTTATTTTTCACGTAATAAAATTGGAATTTATTTGAATGCTTTTTTAGTAAATAAATATTTTTTTAATAAAAATTTTATTTTTGTTGATATGAGAAATAGTTATGAATATGAAATTGGGCGTTTTTATAATTCATTAACTGTTCCATCTCGAACATTTCGAGAACAATTAGAAAAATTGCCTAAATTTTTAGAATTGTATAAAAATAAAAAAATTGTTTTGTATTGTACAGGAGGAGTACGTTGTGAAAAAGCTACCGCTTTATTAAAGAATAAAGGTTTTTCTAAAATATACCACATTTATGGTGGAATTTTGAGTTATATTAAACAAGTAAAAAAATATAATCTTCCTAATTATTTTCAAGGAAAAATTTTTGTTTTTGATAATCGTTTATCAGAAAAAATTACTAATGATGTATTTTCCCAATGTATTAATTGTAAAGAATATACAGATCGTATACATATAAATTGTTTAAATAATTTTTGTCATCGTTTATTTATTCAATGTAAAGTATGTTCTGTAAAATTAAATTCATGTTGTTGTTTAAATTGTAAAAATAAATTATAA
- a CDS encoding TatD family hydrolase, translating into MFLIDTHCHINHIDNIKKNCNIDNILKKAYKKNVRLFLSISTSIQDFYHIFQHTYFYKNIFLSCGLHPNYDHHKNDLKNIELISKYNKVIAIGETGLDFYRSKKKERQIDLFQHHIYISQKTKKPIIIHNRNADKEIISILNSHKNQLYSGIIHSFTGTIDFARQLLDIGFYISFSGIITFKKSHNLRSILKFIPLNRLFIETDSPYLSPEPYRGKINQPYLLWYIAKLVQKCLKIDFLTFTEILKKNFFTLFKIKNNIDIKT; encoded by the coding sequence ATGTTTTTAATTGATACTCATTGTCATATTAATCATATAGACAATATTAAAAAAAACTGTAATATAGACAATATTTTAAAAAAAGCTTATAAAAAAAATGTTAGATTATTTTTATCTATTTCAACTTCTATTCAAGATTTTTATCATATATTTCAACATACTTATTTTTATAAAAATATTTTTTTATCTTGTGGCTTACATCCAAATTATGATCATCATAAAAATGATTTAAAAAATATAGAATTAATATCTAAGTATAATAAAGTTATTGCTATTGGTGAAACTGGATTAGATTTTTATAGATCAAAAAAAAAAGAAAGACAAATTGATCTTTTTCAACATCATATCTATATATCTCAAAAAACTAAAAAACCTATTATTATTCATAATAGAAATGCAGATAAAGAAATAATAAGTATCTTAAACTCTCATAAGAACCAATTATATTCAGGAATAATACATTCATTTACAGGAACAATAGATTTTGCAAGGCAATTATTAGATATCGGATTTTATATTTCATTTTCTGGAATAATTACATTTAAAAAATCACATAATTTAAGATCCATTTTAAAATTTATACCTTTAAATAGATTATTTATAGAAACAGATTCACCTTATTTATCTCCTGAACCATATAGAGGCAAAATAAATCAACCATATTTATTATGGTACATTGCTAAATTAGTTCAAAAATGTTTAAAAATAGATTTTTTAACATTTACTGAAATATTAAAAAAAAATTTCTTTACATTATTTAAAATAAAAAATAATATAGATATAAAAACATAA
- the acpP gene encoding acyl carrier protein: protein MNNIIERIKKIIKKQFQTKEKNISLNNELKKDFNMDSLDFIELIMLLEEEFKIELFDIEIEKIKTIKDIKKYIIKKIKK from the coding sequence ATGAATAATATTATTGAACGTATAAAGAAAATAATTAAAAAACAATTTCAAACAAAAGAAAAAAATATTTCATTAAATAATGAGTTAAAAAAAGATTTTAATATGGATTCATTAGATTTTATAGAATTGATCATGTTATTAGAAGAAGAATTTAAAATTGAATTATTTGATATAGAGATAGAAAAAATTAAAACTATAAAAGATATTAAAAAATATATCATAAAAAAAATTAAAAAATAA
- a CDS encoding S4 domain-containing protein translates to MNNKELLKKSIIIQKNMSGQRIDNFLFKNFKKLPKSMIYRSIRIGKIKINKKKTKPFYKLKINDCITTYSIKIDVKKKKFI, encoded by the coding sequence ATGAATAATAAAGAATTATTAAAAAAATCAATTATAATACAAAAAAATATGTCAGGTCAAAGAATTGATAATTTTTTATTTAAAAATTTTAAAAAATTACCAAAAAGTATGATATATCGTAGCATAAGAATAGGAAAAATAAAAATAAATAAAAAAAAAACAAAACCATTTTATAAACTTAAAATAAACGATTGTATTACAACATATTCTATTAAAATAGATGTAAAAAAAAAAAAATTCATTTAA
- the fabG gene encoding 3-oxoacyl-ACP reductase FabG yields MKKKIALVTGANRGIGEKISIELISLNIFVIGTSTTKKGVEIIKKNLQNNGTGILINFLKISTIKKKIKKLINEFKKIDIFIHNSGIINDKLLITMKNSEWNNVININLSSIFYITKIILIPMIKQKYGRIIIISSLVSHMGQVGQTNYAASKAGLIGFSKSLALEVASKGITVNLVSPGYIITDMTKKILSFNKKKILKKIPMGIFGKTKDIAYVVSFLSSEKSSYITGQNIHVNGGMYIDLAT; encoded by the coding sequence ATGAAAAAAAAAATAGCTTTAGTAACCGGAGCTAATAGAGGGATTGGAGAAAAAATTTCAATAGAATTAATATCATTAAATATATTTGTAATTGGTACTTCTACTACAAAAAAAGGAGTGGAAATAATTAAAAAAAATTTACAAAATAATGGAACTGGAATATTAATAAACTTTTTAAAAATTTCTACAATTAAAAAAAAAATTAAAAAATTAATTAATGAGTTTAAAAAAATCGATATATTTATACATAATTCAGGAATTATAAATGATAAATTATTAATTACAATGAAAAATTCAGAATGGAATAATGTAATTAATATTAATTTATCCTCTATATTTTATATAACAAAAATAATTTTAATACCAATGATTAAACAAAAATATGGAAGAATAATTATAATTAGTTCACTGGTTAGTCATATGGGACAAGTAGGACAAACGAATTACGCAGCATCAAAAGCCGGTTTAATTGGTTTCTCAAAATCTTTAGCTTTAGAAGTAGCATCAAAAGGGATTACAGTTAACTTAGTTTCTCCAGGATATATAATTACAGATATGACAAAAAAAATTTTATCTTTTAATAAAAAAAAAATACTAAAAAAAATACCAATGGGAATTTTTGGAAAAACAAAAGATATTGCTTATGTTGTATCTTTTTTATCATCAGAAAAATCTTCATATATTACAGGTCAAAATATTCATGTAAATGGAGGAATGTATATCGACCTTGCTACATAA
- the asnS gene encoding asparagine--tRNA ligase produces MKKISILEIYTKNNYLNKEITISGWIRSKRISKIGISFLTIYDGSSTRFIQVIAKKSLFNYSTEIIKLTIGCSVIVSGNLILSPSDLQTYEIQANNIKIIGWVDRPDLYPMSAKKHTTEYIRYFCHLRPRTSLISVIARIRSAVFQSLNEFLDNNGYLWVSTPIITSIDTEGSGSMFQVSMLDINNKVNIKKNTNKENYFFGKKVFLTVSGQLTLEAYACALSKVYSLGPTFRAENSNTKKHLTEFWMLEVEKAFSGINDISIFAEKLLKNSINFILDNCISELLFLQKKIDKNIIFRLNNFLNINFVNIEYNEAINILLKNNHNINEKILWGEDLSSHHEKYLVNNYFKAPVIIRNYPKLLKAFYMRMNKDKKTVSAFDILIPQVGEIIGGSEREDRIDYLENRMIEMGLNKKNYDWYKDLRKYGTVPHSGFGLGLERLILFITGIKNIRESIPFPRTIGHADF; encoded by the coding sequence ATGAAAAAAATTTCTATATTAGAAATTTATACAAAAAATAATTATTTAAATAAAGAAATTACTATTAGTGGATGGATAAGAAGTAAAAGAATATCAAAAATAGGAATATCTTTTTTAACTATATATGATGGTTCATCTACGCGTTTTATTCAAGTAATTGCTAAAAAATCTTTATTTAATTATTCTACAGAGATTATTAAATTAACTATTGGTTGTTCAGTAATAGTATCTGGTAATTTAATACTATCTCCTAGTGATTTACAAACTTATGAAATTCAAGCTAACAATATTAAAATAATAGGATGGGTAGATCGTCCTGATTTATATCCTATGTCAGCTAAAAAACATACAACTGAATATATTAGATATTTTTGTCATTTACGTCCTCGTACTAGTTTAATTAGTGTTATTGCAAGAATTAGAAGTGCAGTTTTTCAATCTTTAAATGAGTTTTTAGATAATAATGGTTATTTATGGGTATCAACTCCTATTATTACTAGTATTGATACAGAGGGTTCTGGATCAATGTTTCAAGTATCTATGTTAGATATTAATAATAAAGTTAATATTAAAAAAAACACTAATAAAGAAAATTATTTTTTTGGAAAAAAAGTATTTTTAACTGTATCTGGTCAATTAACTTTAGAAGCTTATGCTTGCGCTTTGTCTAAGGTCTACTCTTTAGGGCCTACTTTTAGGGCGGAAAATTCTAATACTAAAAAACACTTAACAGAATTTTGGATGTTAGAAGTAGAAAAAGCTTTTTCAGGTATTAATGATATATCTATTTTTGCAGAAAAATTATTAAAAAATTCGATTAACTTTATTTTAGATAACTGTATTTCTGAATTATTATTTTTACAAAAAAAAATTGATAAAAATATTATTTTTCGTTTAAATAATTTCTTAAATATTAATTTTGTTAATATTGAATATAATGAAGCTATTAATATTTTATTAAAAAATAATCATAATATTAATGAGAAAATCTTATGGGGAGAAGATTTATCTTCTCATCATGAAAAATATTTAGTAAATAATTATTTTAAAGCTCCTGTGATTATAAGAAATTATCCAAAATTATTAAAAGCTTTTTATATGCGTATGAATAAAGATAAAAAAACAGTATCTGCATTTGATATATTAATTCCTCAAGTTGGTGAAATTATAGGTGGTTCAGAGAGAGAAGATAGAATAGATTATTTAGAGAACAGAATGATAGAAATGGGATTAAATAAAAAAAATTATGATTGGTATAAAGATTTAAGAAAATATGGAACAGTTCCTCATTCTGGTTTTGGTTTAGGTTTAGAGCGGTTAATATTATTTATTACTGGGATTAAAAATATTCGAGAATCAATTCCATTTCCTAGAACTATAGGACATGCAGATTTTTAA
- a CDS encoding DNA polymerase III subunit delta' C-terminal domain-containing protein encodes MKNYPWLVSEYKKIVKKYYNNKLHPIILIQSHIGFGVSRLIFNISQWILCSNKKKEKSCKRCLSCILINKKKHPDFYNSNYISQNKYIGINITRTIINNIYQTSQQGGAKIIWFSSINRLTTEAQNSLLKILEEPPENTIFFLNTSNIKTVLSTIKSRSTIYYINLPKEKENLIWLKKKNKIYTSIQLLTALRINNNAPIITHKFLNSKKLNERNIFMIAINKYMIDKKYINLLKIILNYKKKKIIIWICYLILDVIKYIVCNKYKIQNLDQIKLIKKIAKKNNFNILIKHLKSWIQCKKILSSSYHIDKKLILTEQILLLANDILNI; translated from the coding sequence ATGAAAAATTATCCCTGGTTAGTTAGTGAATATAAAAAAATAGTAAAAAAATATTATAATAATAAACTACACCCTATAATTTTAATTCAATCACATATTGGTTTTGGAGTTTCACGATTAATTTTTAATATTTCTCAATGGATTCTTTGTTCAAATAAAAAAAAAGAGAAAAGCTGTAAAAGATGTTTATCTTGTATCTTAATAAATAAAAAAAAACATCCTGATTTTTATAATTCTAACTATATTTCACAAAATAAATATATTGGAATAAATATTACTCGTACTATTATAAATAATATTTATCAAACCTCACAACAAGGAGGAGCAAAAATTATTTGGTTTTCATCCATTAATAGACTTACTACAGAAGCACAAAATTCTTTATTAAAAATTTTAGAAGAACCTCCAGAAAATACTATATTTTTTTTAAACACAAGTAATATAAAAACAGTTCTTAGTACTATTAAAAGTAGATCTACAATTTATTATATAAATTTGCCTAAAGAAAAAGAAAACTTAATTTGGCTAAAAAAAAAAAATAAAATTTATACTTCTATTCAACTATTAACAGCTTTAAGAATAAATAATAATGCACCTATAATTACACACAAATTTTTAAACAGTAAAAAATTAAATGAAAGAAATATATTTATGATAGCAATAAATAAATATATGATTGATAAAAAATATATTAATTTATTAAAAATAATATTAAATTATAAAAAAAAAAAAATAATTATATGGATTTGTTATCTAATTCTAGATGTTATAAAATATATTGTGTGCAATAAATATAAAATTCAAAATTTGGATCAAATTAAATTAATAAAAAAAATAGCAAAAAAAAATAATTTTAACATATTAATCAAACATTTAAAATCTTGGATTCAATGTAAAAAAATATTATCTAGTTCATATCATATTGATAAAAAATTAATACTTACAGAACAAATTCTATTGTTAGCTAATGATATATTAAATATATAA
- a CDS encoding flagellar basal body P-ring protein FlgI, which translates to MKIIPKFKYIIIILYILLNNKSLISAKKIYNLINIVGIQDTQLIGYGLVVGLNGTGDTTAQIPFTYQSLNNMLIKFGIYTKNSQNIQTKNTAAVIVTTTISPLNYIGQKIDITVSSIGNASNLNGGTLIMTPLMGIDKKTYAIAQGNIPTDLQEKRMYFKKSSKDLLNRKKIIHGAIIKKSTSNKFDKYHRGIIILKSIRNNWSLLKNIRDTINMYYYNIATIIDFNTIQLNVPKNKILQNKILFHIFNIDITSKKNIHKKKYNI; encoded by the coding sequence ATGAAAATTATACCAAAATTTAAATATATAATTATTATTCTTTATATTTTATTAAATAATAAATCTTTAATATCTGCAAAAAAAATTTATAATTTAATAAATATTGTAGGAATTCAAGATACTCAACTTATTGGATATGGTCTAGTGGTTGGTTTAAATGGTACAGGCGATACAACCGCTCAAATTCCCTTTACATATCAATCATTAAATAATATGTTAATAAAATTTGGAATTTATACTAAAAATAGTCAAAATATACAAACAAAAAATACAGCTGCAGTTATAGTAACTACTACTATATCACCATTAAATTATATTGGACAAAAAATTGATATTACAGTTTCTTCCATTGGAAATGCCAGTAATTTAAATGGAGGAACATTAATAATGACTCCATTAATGGGTATAGATAAGAAAACTTATGCTATTGCTCAAGGTAATATACCAACGGATTTGCAAGAAAAAAGAATGTACTTTAAAAAAAGTAGTAAAGATTTATTAAATAGAAAGAAAATAATTCATGGAGCAATTATTAAAAAATCTACTTCTAATAAATTTGATAAATATCATCGTGGAATTATAATTTTAAAATCTATAAGAAATAATTGGTCTTTATTAAAAAATATACGTGATACTATTAATATGTATTATTATAATATTGCAACTATTATTGATTTTAATACTATACAATTAAATGTACCAAAAAATAAAATTTTACAAAATAAAATTTTATTTCATATATTTAATATAGACATAACATCTAAAAAAAATATACATAAAAAAAAATATAATATATAA
- a CDS encoding RluA family pseudouridine synthase: protein MLEDKYLIIFNKPYGFAVHGGSGINYGVIEIFRKIRQELTFLELVHRIDKDTSGILILAKKRSILKKMHENLRKKKIYKEYLALIHGHWSNKNKIINLPLLKRKDVTKKKKVYVHENGKPSQTKFKVKKYFNNTTLISVIPVTGRTHQIRVHTSQFGHPIVFDKKYGNIKQEKKYILKRNNRLLLHSYKISFIHPKEKTKIFITAPLDKKFKYCLKYFSKK, encoded by the coding sequence TTGCTTGAAGACAAGTATTTAATTATTTTTAACAAACCATATGGATTTGCAGTGCATGGAGGTAGTGGAATTAATTATGGAGTAATAGAAATATTTCGAAAGATTCGCCAGGAATTAACATTTTTAGAACTCGTACATCGCATTGATAAGGATACTTCTGGTATACTAATTCTTGCAAAAAAACGTTCTATTTTAAAAAAAATGCATGAAAATTTACGTAAAAAAAAAATATATAAAGAATATTTAGCATTAATACATGGCCATTGGTCTAATAAAAATAAAATAATTAATTTACCTTTATTAAAAAGAAAAGATGTTACAAAAAAAAAAAAAGTATATGTACATGAAAATGGAAAACCTTCACAAACAAAATTTAAAGTAAAAAAATATTTTAATAATACTACTTTAATATCAGTTATACCTGTTACCGGAAGAACTCATCAAATTAGGGTACATACTTCACAATTCGGACACCCTATTGTTTTTGATAAAAAATACGGAAATATAAAACAAGAAAAAAAATATATATTAAAAAGAAATAACAGATTATTACTACATTCATATAAAATTTCTTTTATCCATCCAAAAGAAAAAACAAAAATTTTTATAACAGCTCCATTAGACAAAAAGTTTAAATATTGCTTGAAATATTTTTCAAAAAAATAA
- the rpmF gene encoding 50S ribosomal protein L32, with translation MAVQKSKPSRSKRGMRRSHDHISENQLSIDKTSKEIHVRHHVTHNGYYKGKKTFLFNKRYEKTLNKS, from the coding sequence ATGGCAGTACAAAAAAGTAAACCAAGTAGATCAAAAAGAGGAATGAGAAGATCTCATGATCATATATCAGAAAATCAGTTATCTATAGATAAAACATCAAAAGAAATACATGTTCGTCATCATGTAACACATAATGGATATTATAAAGGAAAAAAAACTTTTTTATTTAATAAAAGATATGAAAAAACATTAAATAAATCATAA
- the murJ gene encoding murein biosynthesis integral membrane protein MurJ — protein sequence MNLLKSLASMSLVTASGRFLCFVRDFLIAYTFGASLETDVFFSIFKIPNLLRRIFTEGVVSQAFIPVLSEYKINYKHSLTKDFISCIFGLLTILLTIIMFISILFPNIIVIIMSPGFLKDTVKLNLAIKLFKIIFPYIIFASLSSFFSSILYIYGVFLIPLFSPILLNICIILFTIFSIYFKDVYLYPQILFLGWGVIFGGFLQTIYQLPFLSIKKILVLPSINFNNIGLKKVLYKLIPSLLGVSIGQISLIINSIIASLFNSGSISWLYYADRLTELPVGILGSSISTLIFPKLIKYYTLKNTKSYSRLLDWSLRISLLLSLPCTSLLIFLSKPFVISLFQYGNFTNIDTLITQKILLCYALGIIALIIVKVLSTAFYAIKDVIIPMKISFLTLLITQILNLFFIFFLNQSSLALSGSISAWINAILLFFILYKKKIFFPQPGWCIFFKKILLSTVIMSISLLFLSYFISTWYVGNMFIRMLRIFSVCVFGSFIYIISLWFNNITIKQFYYED from the coding sequence ATGAATCTTTTGAAATCTTTAGCATCAATGAGTCTAGTTACTGCTAGTGGTCGTTTTTTATGTTTTGTACGAGATTTTTTAATTGCATATACTTTTGGTGCATCTCTTGAAACTGATGTTTTTTTTTCAATTTTTAAGATACCTAATTTATTACGTAGAATTTTTACAGAAGGAGTAGTTTCTCAAGCTTTTATACCAGTATTATCAGAATATAAAATAAATTATAAACATTCTTTAACAAAAGATTTTATTTCATGTATATTTGGTTTATTAACAATTTTGTTAACGATAATAATGTTTATTAGTATACTTTTTCCTAATATAATTGTTATTATAATGTCGCCTGGTTTTTTAAAAGATACTGTTAAATTAAATCTAGCTATTAAACTTTTTAAAATTATTTTTCCATATATTATTTTTGCATCTTTATCTTCATTTTTTTCATCTATTCTATATATATATGGTGTTTTTTTAATTCCTTTATTTTCACCAATTTTATTAAATATTTGTATAATTTTATTTACTATATTTAGTATTTATTTTAAAGATGTTTATTTATATCCACAAATTTTATTTTTAGGTTGGGGAGTAATATTTGGAGGTTTTTTACAAACAATTTATCAATTACCATTTTTAAGTATAAAAAAAATATTAGTGTTACCTAGTATTAATTTTAATAATATTGGTTTGAAGAAAGTATTATATAAACTTATACCATCACTGTTGGGAGTATCTATAGGACAAATATCTTTAATTATCAATAGTATTATAGCTTCTTTATTTAATTCTGGTTCTATATCATGGCTATATTATGCTGATAGGCTTACTGAATTACCGGTAGGTATATTAGGTTCTTCTATTAGTACTTTGATTTTTCCAAAATTAATTAAGTATTATACATTAAAAAATACTAAAAGTTATTCTAGGTTACTAGATTGGAGTTTACGTATCTCATTACTTTTATCTTTGCCTTGTACTTCATTATTAATTTTTTTATCAAAACCATTTGTTATTTCTTTATTTCAATATGGTAATTTTACAAATATAGATACTTTAATTACACAAAAAATTCTTTTATGTTATGCCTTAGGTATTATTGCTTTAATAATAGTAAAAGTTTTATCAACAGCTTTTTATGCAATAAAAGATGTTATCATACCTATGAAAATATCTTTTCTAACCTTATTAATTACACAAATATTAAATTTGTTTTTTATTTTTTTTTTAAATCAATCTAGTTTAGCTTTGTCTGGAAGTATATCTGCTTGGATTAATGCTATATTATTATTTTTTATTTTATACAAAAAAAAAATTTTTTTTCCTCAACCAGGTTGGTGTATCTTTTTTAAAAAAATATTATTATCAACTGTAATTATGTCAATTTCTTTGCTTTTTTTATCTTATTTTATATCTACTTGGTATGTAGGTAATATGTTTATTAGAATGTTACGTATTTTTAGTGTTTGTGTTTTTGGTAGTTTTATTTATATAATATCATTGTGGTTTAATAATATTACTATTAAACAGTTTTATTATGAAGATTAA